One region of Fibrobacter sp. UWR4 genomic DNA includes:
- a CDS encoding transglycosylase SLT domain-containing protein: MEKDFFNTILQNINVVDENGLGYDISLLPEAKKEYENYKNRCLASEWSDSHFDEWSDADTLKFIRKPSLVEFIDDPAKRKQAILENKANVYFPVCDNKSASNEMPWNEIHQLNGVEKYNSLIVAAAKEYSLDPDLLRAIVYMETTHGYYDNAISNVFGAFNLTPNYIPESINKSILPMNINTQFWGDNFGSREQLRIPEYNIYAGAKHLKQLQNAVGGLDIEKIATLYNNLSARRINDYGKRVARLYQEKPWINPPSQYNYNEGAPLLNFLRALLISTYTLCPSLFAE; encoded by the coding sequence ATGGAAAAGGATTTTTTTAACACAATTCTACAAAACATCAATGTAGTTGACGAAAATGGACTTGGTTACGACATATCTCTGTTGCCAGAAGCAAAAAAAGAATACGAAAATTATAAAAATCGTTGTCTAGCGAGTGAATGGAGCGACTCTCACTTTGATGAGTGGAGTGATGCAGATACATTAAAATTCATTAGAAAGCCTTCGCTCGTTGAATTCATTGATGATCCAGCAAAAAGAAAACAGGCAATTTTGGAAAATAAAGCAAATGTATATTTTCCAGTTTGCGACAACAAATCTGCTAGTAACGAAATGCCTTGGAATGAAATTCACCAATTAAACGGAGTCGAAAAGTACAATTCGCTGATTGTGGCCGCAGCAAAGGAGTATTCTTTAGACCCGGATTTATTGAGAGCTATAGTTTATATGGAGACCACTCATGGCTATTACGACAATGCCATTTCAAATGTGTTTGGGGCATTTAACCTAACTCCGAATTATATTCCTGAAAGTATAAACAAGTCCATTTTACCAATGAATATAAACACTCAATTTTGGGGTGATAATTTTGGGTCGAGAGAGCAGTTAAGAATTCCTGAATACAATATATATGCTGGAGCAAAGCATCTAAAACAGTTACAAAATGCTGTCGGAGGACTTGACATAGAAAAAATCGCGACATTGTACAACAACCTTTCCGCCCGACGAATAAATGACTACGGGAAAAGGGTTGCAAGACTGTATCAAGAAAAACCCTGGATAAATCCGCCGTCACAATACAATTACAACGAAGGTGCTCCTTTACTCAATTTTCTTCGAGCATTACTTATATCGACATACACTCTGTGTCCATCTCTATTCGCTGAATAA